In the Methermicoccus shengliensis DSM 18856 genome, TTCAGGTGCTCCTTCCAGATGAGTTTCAGCCCATGGTGTACAAAGAGCACATTCTGCCATACCTCGAGGAGGGGAATGCGCTGTGCTTCTCTCATGGCTTCAACATCCACTATCATCAGATAGTGCCCCCAGAATACGTGGATGTGTTCATGGTGGCACCCAAGGCACCGGGACACATGGTGAGGACGATGTTCGTGGATGGTCTCGGGGTGCCCGCACTGGTGGCTGTGCACCAGAACCCCTCTGGAAAGGCAATGGAGACCGCACTCGCATATGCCAAGGGAATTGGATGTACGAGGGCGGGCGTAATAGAGACCACATTCAGGGAGGAGACCGAGACCGACCTGTTTGGAGAGCAGGTTGACCTGTGCGGCGGTGTGACCGAGATGATAAAGGCGGCATTCGAGACGCTCGTGGAGGCTGGCTATCAGCCCGAGATTGCATACTTTGAGACGCTGCACGAGCTCAAGCTCATCGTGGACCTCATCCATGAAGGTGGGCTCGCCAGAATGTGGCAGTCCGTCTCGAACACGGCAGAGTATGGAGGGCTCACGGTGGGGAAGAGGATCATCAACGAGCAGTCCAGAGCCGCCATGTGGGAGGCGCTCGAGCGCATCCAGTCAGGAGAGTTTGCCCGTGAGTGGGTGCTCGAGACTCAGGCAAACAAGCCAGTGCTCAAGGCACTCGAAAAGCAGGAGTTTGAGCACCCCATTGAAGAGGTGGGTGCAAGGCTTCGAGCGATGATGCCCTGGCTCAAAAAGGAGTAATCTAGCAATGCTGGACAGCATCATCTCCCTCGCCGACCTCGACCGCCCTCAGCTCTGGGAGCTAATGGAGCTTGCAGAGCAGCTAAAGCAGATGCGAGCAAGGGGAAGGGAGGTCGAAAAGAGGCTCTCTGGAAAGAGCGTGGGGATGCTGTTCGAAAAGCCCTCCACCCGCACGCGCATCTCCTTCGAGGTGGCGGTATGGGAGCTTGGAGGACATCCCCTATTTCTCTCCTCAAAGGAGCTACAGCTTGGAAGAGGTGAGCCCCTCAAGGACACAGCAAGGGTGCTGTCCAGATACGTGCACTGTGTGGTCGCAAGGGTGATATCCCACGATACCCTCATCGAGCTGGACAGGTGGAGCAGCATCCCCGTAATCAATGCCCTCTCTGATGTGGAGCATCCCTGTCAGGCACTCGCAGACCTGCTCACCATCAGAGAGGCAAAGGGAGAACTCGAGGGCGTGAGGGCTGGATGGATAGGCGATGGCAACAACGTGTGCCACTCCTTCATGCTGGGCTGTGCCCTCTCGGGAATATCTCTCACAGTGGCAACGCCAGCTGGCTATGAGCCAAACCGGGACATCGTGGAGAGGGCGAGGGCGCTTGGAGGCGATATCGCCCTGACCCATGACCCAGAGCAAGCAGCTCAGGGAGCCGATGTGCTGTACACCGATGTGTGGGTGTCGATGGGACAGGACGCTGAGAGGGAAAGAAGGCTCATGGACTTCAAAGGCTTTCAGCTGAGCGACGAGCTGCTTGCCCTCGCATCTTCTGAGTGCATCGTGCTGCACTGCCTTCCAGCCCACAGGGGAGAGGAGATCACAGATGCCGTAATAGAGGGTGAGCGCTCGATGGTGTTCGAGCAGGCTGAGAACAGGCTGCATGCACAAAAGGCACTGCTGTACAAGCTGTTTGAGAGATGACCTGAACATCACATGAAGTCGCTCAGCGTGCTCTGCCTTGCATCGCTGCGCATTTCGTGCTGGACGCTGGATAGCATTCCCGTGAGAGCACCCTTTCCAACAAACAGCTCGAGGATTCTCATCACGGGCGGCAGTATCTGCTTGTTGATGTAGTACTCGGTATCGAGGGGGATGTGGTGCTCCCTCACATACTCCGGGTCCTCTGCCCTATCCACCATCAGCCCACTTCCAGCAGTGATGACGAACGGGACCCTGTCCCCTATGGAGTATTTCTCGAGCCCCCTGCTTCTCAGCTTCTCCACCACCGTGATGTGGGGCTGCCTGTTCTGATACTTGTCTGGGTGCTTGGTGTACCGCCTCGTGAGTATCAGGTCCTCGAAGAGATGCTCATCGTGCACAGGGTCGATGTTCTTGAGCTGCTGAACAACCTTTCTCACGAGCTGCACCGCCCCTCTGACGTCGCCCTCCTTGAGCACCAGCTCCAGCACGTGGTTTACAACCTTGGACGTGAGCTCACACCAGTCCCTCCTCACGGTCTCCATTCCCCTCACGACGATGCTGTCCTCAAACTCCTCCCCCCTCCTTCTGAACACCCACAGGGCATAGCGCTTCTTGGCTATGAACAGCGCCCTCTTGGCAATCGCATCGAGACGCAGCTCCATGGGATCTGGAAGCCTCTCGCTCACGATGTTCGCTATCGTCCTGCCGATGCGCTCGAGCACTTCGAGGCTCACATCCCCAC is a window encoding:
- the ilvC gene encoding ketol-acid reductoisomerase; translated protein: MAKIYYDADADLKYLEGKKIAVIGYGNQGHAQAQNLRDSGMDVVAADIKGSRAWKQAEKDGVPITTVPEACKQGDVIQVLLPDEFQPMVYKEHILPYLEEGNALCFSHGFNIHYHQIVPPEYVDVFMVAPKAPGHMVRTMFVDGLGVPALVAVHQNPSGKAMETALAYAKGIGCTRAGVIETTFREETETDLFGEQVDLCGGVTEMIKAAFETLVEAGYQPEIAYFETLHELKLIVDLIHEGGLARMWQSVSNTAEYGGLTVGKRIINEQSRAAMWEALERIQSGEFAREWVLETQANKPVLKALEKQEFEHPIEEVGARLRAMMPWLKKE
- the argF gene encoding ornithine carbamoyltransferase, coding for MLDSIISLADLDRPQLWELMELAEQLKQMRARGREVEKRLSGKSVGMLFEKPSTRTRISFEVAVWELGGHPLFLSSKELQLGRGEPLKDTARVLSRYVHCVVARVISHDTLIELDRWSSIPVINALSDVEHPCQALADLLTIREAKGELEGVRAGWIGDGNNVCHSFMLGCALSGISLTVATPAGYEPNRDIVERARALGGDIALTHDPEQAAQGADVLYTDVWVSMGQDAERERRLMDFKGFQLSDELLALASSECIVLHCLPAHRGEEITDAVIEGERSMVFEQAENRLHAQKALLYKLFER